The Dreissena polymorpha isolate Duluth1 chromosome 10, UMN_Dpol_1.0, whole genome shotgun sequence genome includes a region encoding these proteins:
- the LOC127848743 gene encoding uncharacterized protein LOC127848743 produces the protein MARKELGTTSNHNDHEMCHYGDSEITVVCMTLCFLIIVSVLACVFRQMFQNMFTAGNNIITYLTTYNVRNNIQMAPVERAETINGSLAIENMMRNIEISQEHTDSTVYDCTLEVISRVKDEAKHVANELKASATELTQKLDTAVSDNQETVREVKCAVQTGIESLRNDFAVVDQKIESLRISPTKTANEENYLRKSEELRNQMVLHYNEILSYAPTSPLLTSKDEHLFEFYIPPKIFYTAHDKRGRLQEKVNVMKYKHILFKHNDTLDRRIFIQGEPGKGKSTFLAKLVLDWCAAQSRSVPNEFSRVSNKSFCKFKAFADVHKLRFFKFHFLILLRDSMEHREIVEMIKEQIIDRIYPAGKREEFYDILNLVLEKEKCIVELDGLDEWSDPQNKVAIPALASCYSRCTLLITTRPWKLVDERIKDSQVNNLFEIDGILGPEELVELLLRGLDHKYPQHARNEVMKYIRKNGLSHFLTSPLLITMLVSLWNDNIHLSGSLCEIYSILLDTLFKKANKKKGCFTLPPVYCFTNTMHLKPNLEVLDSLAKAAFHFLVSNKREASIVFSEFEVIRYLTEEQKALSLKAGILSARKCASKIVQHSTLSFLHKSVQEFLAAFYIAKCSNEIDVVYSLTKTATVLDLEQLFLYLCGLNIQIANKIQLFLVNSTFRTLEHNQDLTIRGYTEAKANQQIDVKFHLTEFAFHGSLNKTETSALKEILRFNKSNVRSLFITKNALEISDIVESLTESAHSLTQLEIEIYPSTHLPRKSVLACLLHNMPVQLNRIIVSSNKHIKAMVKLDGKFRRTFIFRYRLTPDEMRGLLDILAMLDYSVECKIECTIFKSHVAQQQSDTQVMVPELKKTRLSNIKSNLTLKVKSDCLGLYEALRGANIQSLEIRKINQVALFLQTLQTLRQLDTISIKHIFFHNINIPIAPSLRYIVVRCESCSVDRLRSFVNRFLEKRFSDEFSQAFGFVQHFVNEEQPCDKSYKRLTLEVCKDSPCLNELSLNATIMSLVIAKIDNVGLCLETVPKLNTLRTLILGGLRFDEIELQLPACLHYLTLLGIKCSSKWLRTLLVRLSNLRHPVICKLIKCVVKLCDEKHSHLLSRTLEIPSPDKPNVTLKIRKDSQGLYEALRYSSIRRLQLRSIHYSVGALETMSTLKTLETLTLKCLRFEHIELQIPLTLRSLCLQYGKYSSDWLVNLLVKFSSIGHPVRCQLVKCEVTLRENVRQIDYHMSVSDSMILRRSCDMSNVTLEITKDSPGLFETLLETSIRDLKLIRFSYESNVFAIVPTLRKLKSLTLIGCHCKIDTLILPLSLQTLCLVKSHGSFARNLKSCLVKLANLRHPVTFKLYECGIDPLVDNEPNKNEMFNIVMEVCNNSPGLHGILQGTSIRGLKIRGINNVTELLLTVPTLGHLEILSVEGIHLNRFQLQFPKSLKYICFPRCSFSPIGMLGLLLQLAVIGHPVKCEFLNCEAISGKNMHASEYEFSELLNNVLHDMSEINLVAKFSPGLRDMLNAITTICHNMQKVKYIPGC, from the exons ATGGCGAGAAAGGAACTTGGAACAACAAGCAACCACAATGACCATGAGATGTGTCATTATGGAGATTCGGAAATCACAGTCGTGTGTATGACATTATGTTTTCTTATCATCGTCAGCGTATTGGCGTGCGTGTTTCGTCAAATGTTCCAGAACATGTTCACTGCTGGAAACAACATCATTACGTATTTAACAACATATAATGTAAGAAATAACATACAGATGGCTCCAGTGGAACGGGCCGAGACGATCAATGGAAGCTTAGCGATTGAAAACATGATGCGTAACATCGAAATATCTCAGGAGCACACAGATTCAACAGTCTATGACTGTACATTAGAAGTTATATCCAGAGTAAAAGACGAAGCAAAACATGTTGCAAATGAACTCAAGGCTTCTGCAACTGAGTTAACCCAAAAATTAGATACAGCTGTTAGTGATAACCAAGAGACAGTCCGTGAGGTTAAATGTGCTGTTCAAACAGGCATTGAATCTTTACGGAATGATTTTGCAGTTGTTGATCAAAAAATTGAAAGCCTACGAATATCACCAACCAAAACGGCAAATGAGGAAAACTATCTTCGGAAGTCCGAAG agcTACGTAACCAAATGGTACTTCACTACAACGAAATCTTAAGTTACGCCCCTACCTCCCCTTTGTTGACAAGCAAGGACGAACATCTTTTCGAGTTCTATATACCTCCTAAGATTTTTTACACCGCCCACGATAAGAGAGGACGACTTCAAGAGAAAGTCAACGTAATGAAATATAAGCATATTTTGTTCAAACACAATGATACATTAGACCGTCGAATATTCATACAAGGAGAACCAGGGAAAGGAAAATCGACATTCTTAGCTAAATTAGTTCTTGACTGGTGCGCAGCACAATCCCGTTCGGTTCCAAACGAATTTTCAAGGGTTAGTAACAAATCATTTTGCAAGTTTAAGGCGTTTGCGGATGTGCATAAACTACGATTCTTTAAGTTCCATTTCTTAATTTTGTTAAGGGATTCGATGGAGCATCGCGAGATAGTCGAGATGATAAAAGAACAAATTATAGATAGAATATATCCTGCTGGTAAACGTGAAGAATTTTATGATATTCTAAATCTTGTGCTCGAAAAGGAAAAATGTATAGTTGAGTTAGATGGGTTAGATGAGTGGTCCGATCCACAGAACAAGGTTGCTATACCTGCATTAGCAAGCTGTTACTCGCGCTGCACTTTGTTGATTACGACCAGACCTTGGAAATTGGTTGACGAACGTATTAAGGATTCTCAGGTCAACAATTTGTTCGAAATTGACGGAATTTTAGGTCCGGAAGAACTTGTGGAATTGTTACTTAGAGGACTGGATCATAAATATCCCCAACACGCACGTAATGAGGTTATGAAATATATACGTAAAAATGGATTATCCCATTTTTTAACGTCGCCCCTATTAATCACAATGCTTGTCAGTTTGTGGAACGACAATATTCACCTTTCAGGATCGTTATGCGAAATATACAGTATTCTGTTAGATACCTTGTTTAAAAAGGCAAACAAAAAGAAGGGATGTTTTACCTTGCCACCCGtttattgtttcacaaacactatgcatttaaaacCAAACCTTGAAGTCCTCGATTCATTAGCAAAAGCAGCGTTTCAttttcttgtttcaaataaaagGGAAGCTTCCATTGTCTTTAGCGAGTTTGAAGTAATCAGGTACCTGACTGAAGAACAAAAAGCACTTTCACTTAAAGCTGGTATCCTTTCGGCAAGGAAGTGTGCATCAAAAATAGTTCAACATTCAACTTTATCATTTCTTCACAAGTCCGTACAGGAATTTCTTGCTGCgttttatattgctaaatgctcCAACGAAATCGATGTGGTATACAGTTTAACGAAGACAGCAACGGTGTTAGATTTAGAACAATTGTTTTTGTACTTGTGTGGGCTCAATATACAGATAGCAAATAAAATACAACTTTTTCTTGTAAACTCAACATTTCGGACATTGGAGCATAATCAGGACCTGACCATCCGAGGATATACCGAAGCAAAAGCCAACCAACAAATAgatgtaaagtttcatttaacAGAATTTGCATTTCATGGATCATTGAACAAAACCGAAACAAGTGCTTTGAAAGAAATTTTACGTTTTAATAAGTCCAATGTGAGATCgctttttattacaaaaaatgccTTGGAGATAAGTGACATCGTCGAGAGCCTTACGGAGTCAGCCCATAGTCTTACACAATTAGAAATAGAGATTTATCCAAGCACACATTTACCTAGAAAATCTGTTCTAGCATGTCTACTTCATAACATGCCAGTTCAGTTGAATAGGATTATTGTCAGCTCGAACAAACATATTAAAGCAATGGTAAAACTTGACGGAAAATTTCGGCGAACGTTTATTTTCAGGTATAGACTGACACCTGACGAAATGCGTGGCTTGCTTGATATTCTTGCAATGCTCGATTACTCTGTCGAGTGTAAGATCGAGTGTACTATATTCAAATCGCATGTTGCTCAACAACAAAGTGACACACAAGTAATGGtacctgaattaaaaaaaacgagGCTATCAAATATCAAATCTAATCTAACTCTTAAAGTTAAGTCCGACTGTTTAGGTTTGTATGAAGCACTGCGCGGTGCAAATATTCAAAGTCTTGAAATTCGTAAAATTAATCAAGTCGCATTGTTTTTGCAAACACTTCAAACTCTAAGACAATTAGATACAATTTcgattaaacatatattttttcacaATATAAACATCCCAATAGCTCCCTCGTTACGGTACATTGTTGTACGATGCGAATCATGCTCTGTCGATCGACTGCGCAGTTTCGTTAATAGATTCTTAGAAAAACGTTTTAGCGACGAATTTTCACAGGCATTTGGTTTTGTTCAACATTTTGTGAATGAGGAACAGCCATGCGACAAGTCCTATAAACGTTTAACACTGGAGGTTTGCAAAGATAGTCCATGTCTGAACGAACTATCGCTAAATGCGACCATTATGAGTTTGGTCATCGCAAAAATTGACAACGTTGGTCTCTGTTTAGAGACGGTTCCGAAATTGAACACATTGAGAACACTTATTTTAGGAGGATTACGTTTTGACGAAATTGAACTTCAACTACCTGCCTGTTTACATTATTTGACTTTACTGGGCATCAAATGCTCATCAAAGTGGTTGCGTACCTTACTAGTTCGACTATCAAACCTGCGTCATCCCGTCATTTGTAAATTGATTAAATGTGTTGTAAAATTATGTGACGAGAAACACAGTCATTTGCTTTCAAGAACATTGGAAATACCATCACCTGACAAGCCCAATGTCACATTGAAAATTCGCAAAGACAGTCAAGGTCTGTACGAAGCACTGCGTTATTCTAGTATCAGAAGGCTTCAACTAAGAAGCATTCATTATTCAGTAGGTGCACTGGAGACTATGTCAACTCTGAAAACATTAGAAACCCTTACATTGAAGTGCTTACGATTTGAACATATTGAACTCCAAATACCTCTAACGTTACGGTCCCTTTGTTTACAATACGGAAAGTATTCCTCAGATTGGTTGGTTAACTTGCTAGTCAAATTTTCTTCGATAGGTCATCCCGTGCGATGCCAGCTAGTAAAGTGTGAAGTAACATTGCGAGAAAATGTGAGACAAATTGATTACCACATGTCAGTATCCGATTCAATGATTTTAAGAAGGTCTTGTGACATGTCTAATGTAACATTAGAAATTACAAAGGACAGCCCTGGTCTGTTTGAAACATTGCTAGAAACAAGCATTCGAGACCTGAAACTGATCAGATTTAGTTATGAATCAAATGTTTTTGCGATAGTTCCAACGCTGAGGAAATTAAAATCACTGACTCTAATTGGCTGCCATTGTAAGATTGACACACTCATTCTTCCTTTATCTTTACAGACTCTGTGTTTAGTTAAGTCCCACGGATCGTTTGCGAGAAATTTGAAAAGCTGTCTTGTTAAACTCGCCAACCTCAGACATCCCGTAACATTTAAGCTGTATGAATGTGGCATTGATCCATTAGTTGACAACGAACCAAATAAGAACGAAATGTTCAATATTGTTATGGAAGTTTGTAACAATAGTCCGGGTCTTCATGGTATACTGCAAGGTACCAGTATTCGGGGCTTAAAAATCAGAGGCATCAACAATGTCACTGAGTTATTACTAACAGTTCCAACTCTCGGTCATTTAGAGATACTTTCCGTAGAAGGCATCCACTTAAACCGATTTCAGCTCCAATTTCCAAAATCTTTAAAGTATATTTGTTTCCCGCGCTGTTCTTTTTCTCCCATAGGAATGCTTGGTCTACTATTGCAACTCGCTGTAATTGGCCATCCCGTGAAATGTGAATTTTTAAATTGTGAAGCGATTTCTGGAAAGAACATGCATGCAAGTGAATATGAATTTTCAGAGCTTCTGAACAATGTTTTGCATGACATGTCGGAAATCAATTTGGTGGCGAAGTTCAGTCCAGGTCTGCGTGACATGTTGAATGCAATAACAACCATATGTCATAATATGCAAAAAGTGAAATACATACCTGGCTGCTAA